Below is a window of Agathobacter rectalis ATCC 33656 DNA.
GGTGTCCGTGTCGCTGATAAGGAAGAACAGCGCCGATTTTTCGTCCCCCAGCTTATCAAGCTCCAGCTCGTCATAAGACATGATCTCCCGAAGCTGGGGAATATCAAAGGGAGCCAGTCTTGCACCGCAGGAAATCAAAATGCTTTTGGCTGTCTTGCCGCTGGCGAGCTTGTATTTCTTATACTGCCTCACGGCGAAGTGCTGGGGGCTGCGGCGTTCCAGCCCGTCAAACATATAGTCCACCGCATTTTTGAAGGTTTCGTCATCCTCCCGGACTTCCATGCTGTTTATCATTTCCACCAGCGTATTCATGTTGCGTTCTTCTTCCGGCCCCTCAAAGACGATGTAGGCCACAAGGGCGCAGTACAAGAGGGTTTCGGCTTTGGTCCAGAACTCGTCGCCCTCCTTGCCGTCGCCTTTGGTGTTGGCAATCAAGGCGGTAACGAATTTCAAAACATCGCTTTCCGTCTTGATGTCGGGTAAGAGACTGGTATTGCTGCCAGCCCCTCCCCTAAGAACCGTACGTGACAGTTTCCCGTCATACGGCTCAAGCCTATCGTAAGGCCTCGTGTAAAACGAAACCCGGCTCAAATCAAGTAGTTTGGCTCATGCAGATTTCGATGACACCAGGGATGTACCATAATAGCGGGCCATTTCCTGTTGTTTTCGGTGTTAAAATGCGTCTTGAATCCTGTTTCGGATGTAATTCTTTCTCCGCATACAGGGCAGCACCGTTTCTGGTTGTTCCAGATTTTAACGAGTTTTTCCCGTCCTTTGGTACTGTTCAGCATTCTTTCTCCGTCACGTTCCTCATAATATCCCGTCCATTTTTCATCGAATGGGTTAGCTTCGGCGGCGATTTTCCTGAATCGGATGATTTTAGTATTTGCCGCGTATTCCAGCTTGAGGTATTTTTCATCGAAATCTTTACTGCGGAAAGCAGGCTCTGTTGCAAACGTCCACGTTCGGTTATCAATATGGTGCCAGTATTTGTTGGCAATCCATTTCCTACCTTTTCGCTTGTGTCTGCGGCAAGCCCACCTCCATAGGCACTCGAAAATCCTGTGGTCAACCAATCCAAAAATATCCGCAGAAACTACATAGCGATGGTAGTTGACCCAACCACGAATGACAGGATTTAACTTGCGAATGAGCAAGTCCTGTGTGGCTGTTTTGTTCTCCCTAACGATAGTCCGCACTTTTTTGAGGAAGGATTTTATCGCATTCTTTGACGGCTTAATGAGCAATTTTCCGTTGTATTTCCGAACGTTCTGCCCAAGAAAATCAAAACCGTCGCTGATATGTGTGATTACCGTTTTTTCCTCGGAGAGTTGCAGGCCGCGTTCCGCCAGAAAGTCCTTGATGAGCGGCATAACCTCGTTACGTAGAGTTTCCGGGCTTTTTCCGGTAACGATAAAGTCGTCGGCATATCGCACGAAGTTAATCTGGTCGTAAACAGTTTTACCTGCCACCGTCCGTCTCATAGGGAATCTTTCTTTTAGAATCCGCTCCAGACCGTCTAAGGTCATGTTCATCAAGACTGGCGATATTGTGCCGCCCTGTGGGGTTCCTTCCTCTGTTGGAAAGAGCTTTTTGGTTTCCACAAAACCGCATTTCAGCCATTTCCCGAGCATTTTCTTATCCATTGGAATGTTTGCCAACAGCCAGTTATGGCTGATGTGGTCGAAGCACCCTTTAATATCTCCTTCCAAAATCCATTGTGGAGAACCGGCTCTGCATAAATCGTTGAAGCATTGCCCGATAGCGTCGTGTGTGCTTCTTCCAATTCTAAAACCGTAGGAGTTCGGGTCTGCTAGAGTTTCTGCCAATGGTTCCAATGCAAACTTATATAATGTCTGCATGGCGCGGTCTGTCATCGTCGGAATACTCAGCGGGCGTAATTTTCCGTTTTTCTTCGGGATGTACACCCGTCTGAGAGGTTGGGGCTTATAGCCCCGGCGTTTGAGTTTTTCAATCGCCTCGAATTTGCCCTTTGGCGTTTTCCATAATTCATGGTCTACACCAGCAGTGTTTTTGCCTTTATTACTTGTCACACGCTTTACCGCCAATGCCTTGGCATAGAAAGAGTGCGTCAACAGCCATTGCAGGGTTTTCACCTTGTTGTAATGACCGTCTTTTTGAGCCTTTACGATACGCATTTGCAGCTTTTTAACATAGGCCTCCGCCTTCTTCCAATCAATGGATTCCCAGCTTTGTGCCCTGTCAGCAGGCGCACACAGTTTCCTGTTCATTTGCAATTCCTCCTCTCAAAAGTTCTGTAAATTCTCTCGTAAAGATAGACCTGCTGGAAGTCAGCCCGCTTTCGCGTGGAATACTGTTTCAATCCCTATCCGTTCTCATTACAAGGTCGGCATTCGCTTTTTCCAGCGTTCCTTACCCGCGTTTCTATCGGCTTTCCTTGCGGTCAGCTTTCCGAATATACGGAGAGAGCGTGGGCTTACCACGTTTCACGTAATCAACCGTGTAGGTTAGGTGCCGCCTATCCGCCGGCAGTCTTGTTTGTCCATGTGTTCCCAGCTTACAGGAGAACATCCGACTGCACACCTTTTTGGTTCAGGCTTATCAGCAACTTTAGCCTGGTTCCCGCTAACGACGTTTAACAGCGATTTACTTACATTCACCATACTACACAAGCCAAGCTCCCCAGCCGGACGTTGCTTCCAGCTTTTCGCCTCTGCCTCGCGGTTTCGGCTTGACCCTTTCGGGAGGGCTACCTTTTCTCGTCATGCTGCCTCACGGCCGTTGCCAGCCGCTTCGGTGACGATAGGCTACTGCTAATGGAATAACAGGTTCGGTCGGCGCCGAACAGTTTAATTACGCGACCTCGTGTCGCGCATAGGCCAGCGGATTGTAGTGCATGGATTTTGAAAAGTCGATACTGTTGAACACCCGCACCCTGTATTTCTCCCGTTGCAGAAACCGCCCGCACTGGTCGAGGGTGCCGCCCTTCGGGTCTACCACCACATACGAGGAATGGGCTTGAAGGAGCTGCGGGGTCAGCCAGAACCTTGTCTTTCCCGAGCCGGACGAGCCGATGACACAGGCGTTTAGGTTCCGGGCATTGGCGGGTATCTTCGGACGGGTGTTCATGGTAAGGAACTCCGTCCCGGTCAGAATGACATTGTTCTGAAATTTTGGGTCAACAAACGGCTTTATATCCTCCTTTGTTCCAAAGCGGGCGGTGCCGTATTCCGCATCCCGCCGGAATTTTTTCGCCTGCCTGATCTTTGACTGTATCAGCAGATACACCCCAGCCGCACCGGCAAGGCCCACCAGCAGGTCAATACCTCCCAGCCCCGGCCAGTAGGTTTCAAAGGCTTTGGGGAAGGTATCGAGCATCCCCATGAGCTTTGTCCCGAAGTCTGTGCCGGGGGCGATCCGGTAGGCCGTCCCGATTTTGGAGAAGAACCAGAACACAAAGAGGTACGGCAGGTTTGGGAGTACATATTTTCTGATTTTGTCACTCAACGTCCGTCCTTCACCGCCTCTCTGGTTCGCTGCTTTTCCTTTGCCTGTGTCCTGATCTGCTCCGTGAATTTCCGAAGCTGGCCGAGGATGGAAGCCTTGTCCTGCTCTTTATTCAGCACCTTTGCGCTGTACTTCTGGAAGGCCGCCGTGATAGCGTCCGCCTGATTGGCTTTGAAAAACAGCAGGTAATGACCGGGGCTCACTTTATGGAAAGCGTAGTCCACATGGAACTCCTTCGCGATCCGGTCAAAATCCTTTGGAGCTCCCACATAGGGCATGGCACTTTTGCCGCCATAGTGGTTCATCAGCTTTTTCACGCTCTGGCGTCCCTGCGGGGTCAGCGCCTTCCGGTGGTGCTTTTGCAGCGCCCGAACCACCTTGCCAAGAGCGGCAGCCAGCACTTTTCCTGTGAGCTTCGTTGTCCTGATCGAAAGGGCAACCGTTTTTTGGTTTACTTCTTCCTGCATAAAACCTCCTTTCCGTCGGGGTTCCCGCTATCCGGGAGGCCCCCGTACAGTCTCGGGGAACAGAAAACCTCGGGCCAATGTGGCCCGAGGCTTACCGCTCGGCATCCCTGCCGGACGGAGCTTTCTTTTCCGGCTCCGTCTGGACTTTTTCGCCCTGTTCCCGCATGGTTTGCAAGATAGAGGGCTTCTTTTGAAGCTGGGAGGGCTTTTCGCCGGACAGCGGCTTGATACATTCCAAGCGGTCAGCCGCCCGGATGGCGTTGTCCGTGAGCTGCCTCTGCCATGCGCCCACGCTGGGAGCCCAGCGGAAACCGTTGCTTTTCAGCTCGGCCCGGGTGTCCGCGTCAGGCTTTCCGTCAAAGAACACCTGCAAGCGGTTGTCCTCCCGGTTCATTTCCACACGGCCCCCATCGAACTCCCAGCCGGAAAATTCCTGCTGTGCCTGTTTGGAAAGCTGTTCGATACGGGCCTTTACCCGGCGGATTTCCGCATTGTTGTTGGTAAGCTGGTAGCTTTCAAAGGGCCTCGGATCGCTCCGCCAGCTTGACGCCATGCTTGCTTTCAGCTTTTCGATCTGATCCGGTGACAGCAGCGCACAGCCGTCCAGCTTGCCATGCTTGCGGTAATAGGCGTTGACCTCCTTCATAATGAGCTGGGAGCGTTCCAGCCCGTCCAGCTTCTTCTGGAGCTTTTCAATCGCTGCCGGGTCATCGGCGCTGATCCCGCCCATGCCGGTACTGCGTATCTTATCCAGCAGCCCTTGAATATACCGCCATTCCTCCATGTTGCTGTCCCGGGCCCGGTTCTGTTTTTCCTTCTTTCCCACCGGGAAATTGGCAGGTCCGGCGATCATCACAGAGGGAACCCTTGCGTCAATGGCAAAGCCCTGGTTCATGTTTTCGGCCAGCTTGCGGGCGTAGGTGTCTAACAGATGGTCAATCTTCTCATGGTACATGGGGGCCACCCGGGATTTCTGCCGTTCCGCTATGGCGGCGGCCTTGTCCACCATTGCCCGGTATTCCGCCGTTGCGCTCCCTTCCTTGTAGTCGGAAAAGCTGTTCATTTCCTTTGCCCGGCGGGCGGCTCCTTCATTGATAGGGTAATAGTTGATGGTATGCACCTCCTTCATGCTTCGGGCCATGCTGGCCCGAAGTCTTACCGTTCTTCATGGGAAGGCCCCGCCTTGTCCTTTTTCGGAGCGGGCGGGGCTTCTTGAAACCGTTTGAGTGCAGCGAGAATGGAGTGGACAGGCTCGGCCTTTTCAGGATAGGCAAATATCCGGTGTTCCGGCGGAATGTCCTGCGGCCCGTGGTAATACTCCTTGAAGCCCTCCGGGACTGCC
It encodes the following:
- the ltrA gene encoding group II intron reverse transcriptase/maturase, producing MNRKLCAPADRAQSWESIDWKKAEAYVKKLQMRIVKAQKDGHYNKVKTLQWLLTHSFYAKALAVKRVTSNKGKNTAGVDHELWKTPKGKFEAIEKLKRRGYKPQPLRRVYIPKKNGKLRPLSIPTMTDRAMQTLYKFALEPLAETLADPNSYGFRIGRSTHDAIGQCFNDLCRAGSPQWILEGDIKGCFDHISHNWLLANIPMDKKMLGKWLKCGFVETKKLFPTEEGTPQGGTISPVLMNMTLDGLERILKERFPMRRTVAGKTVYDQINFVRYADDFIVTGKSPETLRNEVMPLIKDFLAERGLQLSEEKTVITHISDGFDFLGQNVRKYNGKLLIKPSKNAIKSFLKKVRTIVRENKTATQDLLIRKLNPVIRGWVNYHRYVVSADIFGLVDHRIFECLWRWACRRHKRKGRKWIANKYWHHIDNRTWTFATEPAFRSKDFDEKYLKLEYAANTKIIRFRKIAAEANPFDEKWTGYYEERDGERMLNSTKGREKLVKIWNNQKRCCPVCGERITSETGFKTHFNTENNRKWPAIMVHPWCHRNLHEPNYLI
- a CDS encoding PcfB family protein encodes the protein MQEEVNQKTVALSIRTTKLTGKVLAAALGKVVRALQKHHRKALTPQGRQSVKKLMNHYGGKSAMPYVGAPKDFDRIAKEFHVDYAFHKVSPGHYLLFFKANQADAITAAFQKYSAKVLNKEQDKASILGQLRKFTEQIRTQAKEKQRTREAVKDGR